The nucleotide sequence TCGTGACCCTGACCCACCCCGGCGGCGTCGCCGAGCTCTACGCCGGGCAGATCAAGGGCCCGCGGATCGACCTCGCCACCGACGCCGTGATCCGCGCCCGCGGGGCCAAGGAGTACAGCTCCTCGACCCGCATGTACGGCCTGGTCCACGGCGACCTGTTCTGGGCCTGGGACATGGCCGCGCTCGGCGAGCCCCTGACCACCCACGCCTCCGCGCAGCTGCGGAAGATCGGCTGAGTTCCGTGACCGAGCACCGTTCCCCCCTGCTCCACCGGCCGGGCGCCGTCGAGGCCGAGGGCCTGGACCGCGGGGTGGCCGCCCACTACGGCGACCCGCTGCGCGAGCAGCGCTCCCTCGTGCGCACCCCCGGCACCGTGGTGGACCTCTCCCACAAGGGCGTCGTGACCGTCACCGGGCCCGACCGGCTCAGCTGGCTCACCACCCTCTCCTCCCAGGTGCTCACCGGGCTCGAGCCCGGGCGCAGCACCGAGACCCTCTTCCTGTCCGTGCAGGGGCGGATCGAGCACGCCCCCCACGTGGTGGACGACGGCACCAGCACCTGGCTGATCACCGAGGCCGACGAGACCGCGGCCCTGGTGGCGTGGCTCGAGCGCATGCGCTTCGCGCTGCGCGTCGAGATCGAGGACCGCACCGGGCAGTGGGCCGTGCTCGGCGCCACGGGCCCCGTGCCCGGCCTGCCCGCCACGGTCGTGTGGCGGGACCCCTGGCCCCACGTCGCCCCCGGCGGGTGGAGCTACGCCGTCCTCGACGGGCCCCACCCCGGCGAGGAGCGCACCTGGTGGGAGCACCTCGTGCCCCGCGACGAGCTCGACGCCCTGACCCTCGACCTCCCCCTCGCCGGCGCGTGGGCCGCCGAGGCGCTGCGGATCGCCGCGTGGCGCCCCCGCCTGGGCGCCGAGACGGACGAACGGACGATCCCGCACGAGCTCGACCTCCTGCGCACCGCCGTGCACCTGGCCAAGGGCTGCTACAAGGGCCAGGAGACCGTCGCACGGGTGCACAACCTCGGGCACCCGCCCCGCCGGCTGGTGCTGCTCGACCTCGACGGGTCGGAGCACACGCTGCCCGCCGCCGGGGCCGAGGTGGTCGCGGGGGAGCGCACGGTGGGGCGCGTCACCTCCGTGCAGCTCCACCACGAGCAGGGTCCCATCGCCCTGGCCGTGCTCAAGCGCACCGTCGATCCCGCCGCCGAGCTCGTCGTCACCGACGGCGAGCAGCGGTGGGCCGCGGCGCAGCAGGTCGTCGTGCCGCCGGACGCCGGGCAGGTGGTCGGCCGGCAGACGGGCTTCCTCCGCGGACCCCGCCCCTGACCTCGCCGGACCCCGGGACTCCCGTCACCGACGTCCGCCCCGGGCCCGGAGCGGCGCGGGACCGGGCCCCGGGCGGCGCGGACCCGCAGGCCTGACCGACCGGGGCCGCCGCCCGCCTCAGCGGCCGAAGAGGACGCGGGCCTCGTCCCAGCGGTCCTGGGGAACGGTCTTGAGCCCCTCGAGGGCCTCGGCGAAGTCGACGCGGACCATGTCGGTGCCGCGGATGGCGACCATCCGCCCCCACTGCTTCTCGTGCACGAGGTCGACCACGGACATCCCGAAGCGGGTGGCGAGCACGCGGTCGAAGCCCGTGGGGGCGCCCCCGCGCTGGATGTGCCCGAGCGTGGTGTTGCGGGTCTCGATGCCGGTGAGGCGCTCGATCTCCTGCGTGACGTACTCCCCGATCCCGCCCAGGCGCGGACGGCCGTCGGCCTCGGTGCCCTTCCCGGCGAGCACGTCCTCCCGGTCCTCGGGGATGAACCCCTCCGCGACGACCACCAGCGGGGAGCGGCCGCGGTCGTAGACCTCCTGCACCCACGCGCAGACCTGGTCCATGGAGACCTTCTGCTCCGGGATCAGCACCGCGTGCGCGCCGGCGGACATGCCCGAGTGCAGCGCGATCCACCCGACGTGGCGGCCCATGACCTCGGCGACCATGCACCGGTGGTGGGACTCCCCGGTGGTGCGCAGCCGGTCCATGGCGTCGGTGGCGATGGACACGGCCGTGTCGAAGCCGAAGGTGTAGTCCGTGGCCTGCAGGTCGTTGTCGATGGTCTTGGGCACCCCCACCACGGGCAGCCCGGCGTCGGCCAGGCGCTTGGCGCCGGCCAGGGTGCCCTCCCCGCCGATGGCCACGATCGCGTCCACCGCGTGGCGCTCGAGCATCACCCCGATGTTCTCCGGCCCGCCTCCGGGCCCGGAGTAGGGGTTCGTGCGGGAGGTGCCGAGGATGGTCCCGCCCTCCCGGGCGAGGCCGCGGACCCGGGTGCGGGGCAGGTCCATGATGTCGCCCTCGAGCACCCCGCGCCAGCCGTCGCGGAAGCCCACGAACTCGTGGCCGTAGGTCTTGATCCCGTGCAGCACGGCGCCGCGGATCACCGCGTTGAGTCCGGGGCAGTCCCCGCCGCTGGTCAGCAGTCCGATCTTCATCCGTACAGTCTCCTCCGGGTGGGCGGGGCGTGCGTGGCGGCCGGACGTGCGCCGGCACGCCCAGTCTAGTGAGTCCGGGCCCGGGCGGCAGGGCCGGGCCCGGCCGTGTTGACCCCCGGCGCCGCCCGCCGGCCTGCGGCCTAGACTTCCGGGAAGAGGGCCCCGACGGGCCCGGAAGGAGGGGTGGCGTTGAACACGGACAAGGAACCGGCCCGGGAGAACCTGCGGGAGTTCATCGACAAGCTGGTCGACCAGGGGTACACGGTGCGGGACGGGCAGTCCCCGGACCCGGATCTCATCGACCCGGGGGGATCGGCCGTGGAGACCTGGCGGGAGGACTACCCGTACGACGAGCGGCTGTCGCGCGAGGAGTACGAGCTCGAGAAGTACCAGCTGCAGATCGAGCTGCTGAAGTTCCAGTACTGGGGCCAGGACCACGACCTCCAGCACGTCATCGTGTTCGAGGGCCGGGACGCCGCCGGCAAGGGCGGGACGATCAAGCGGTTCACCGAGCACCTGAACCCGCGCGCCGCCCGGGTGGTGGCCCTGACGAAGCCCTCGGACCGGGAGCGGGGCCAGTGGTACTTCCAGCGCTACATCCAGCACCTGCCCACGGCGGGGGAGATCGTGATGTTCGACCGCTCCTGGTACAACCGCGCCAACGTCGAGCGCGTCATGGGCTTCTGCACGGACCCGCAGTACGAGCAGTTCATGGCCCAGGCGCCCGTCTTCGAGAAGATGCTCGTGGACTCCGGCATCCACCTCACCAAGTTCTGGTTCTCCGTGACCCAGCACGAGCAGCGCACCCGGTTCGCGATCCGCCAGATCGACCCCGTGCGCCGGTGGAAGCTCTCGCCCATGGACCTGGCGTCCCTGGACCGGTGGGAGGACTACACCGAGGCGAAGGAAGAGATGTTCCTGCGCACGGACACCGACCACGCCCCGTGGATCACGGTGAAGTCCAACGACAAGAAGCGCGCCCGGCTCAACGCGATGCGCTTCTTCCTGGACCAGTTCGACTACGAGGACAAGGACCCGGACGTGGTCTATCCCCCCGACCCGCTGATCGTGCGCCGCGGCCTGGAGGCCGTCGGCGACTGAGGTGCGGCCCGGGGACGCGGGACGACGACGGCGCCGCCCGTCCCCTTCCGGGGGCGGGCGGCGCCGGTGCGCGGCGGTCGCGGCTCAGCGGCCGGGGCGGTCCACCAGGACGGTGTTGGCGGCGGCGTTGACGGCGGTCACGGCCAGGACCGACGGCCAGGCCCCGATCCGCCGGGCCAGCGGGTGGGAGAGCCCGAAGCCCAGGACGTAGAGCGCGGCGAGCGCCGCCGTGGTGCCCGGCCCGCCGCGGTGCCACCACGTGTGGGCGGCCGCCGCGCCGGCCGCGGCCAGCACCGCCCCGCCCAGGGGGCGGACGCCGGTCGCCCGGGCGGTGGCGTACCCGCCGATCAGCCCGGCGCTCACGAGCGCCGCCGCGGGCACCTGCTCCGCCGCGGCCACGGCGGTGTCCCGGGCGTCCGTCGCGGCGCTCACGCGGCGCCGCCCAGGTACTCCTGGAGCCGGCGCAGGCCCTCCGCGAGGTCGTCGTCGCCGAGGGCGTAGGACAGGCGCAGGAAGCCGGAGGGGCCGAACGCCTCGCCGGGCACCACGGCCACCTCCGCCTGCTCCAGGATCAGCTCGGCCAGCTCGGCGGAGGTCTGCGGCGTCGCGTCGCCGAAGCGCCGGCCGAGCAGGCCCCGCACGTCCGCGTAGGCGTAGAACGCGCCGGTCGGGGTGGGGCACTCCACGCCGTCGATGGCGTTGAGGGCCTCGACCATGACCCGGCGGCGGCGGTCGAAGGCCTCCCGCATCCGGTGGGCCTCGTCGAGCGGGCCGGACACGGCCGCCAGCGCGGCCCGCTGGGCCACGTTGTTGACGTTGGAGGTCAGGTGGGACTGCAGGTTCGTGGCCGCCTTGATGACGTCGGGGGCACCGATCATCCAGCCCACCCGCCAGCCGGTCATCGCGTACGTCTTGGCCACGCCGTTGAGGACGACCACGTTCTCGCCCAGCTCCGGCACGGCGGCGGCGATCGAGGTGAACGGCACGCCGTCGTAGGTGAGGTGCTGGTAGATCTCGTCGGTCAGCACGAAGATCCCCTTCTCCGCCGCCCAGCGGCCCACGGCCGCGGTCTCCTCGGGGGAGTACACGGCGCCCGTGGGGTTCGACGGCGAGCAGAACAGCAGGGCCTTGGTGCGCTCGGTCCACGCCGCCTCGAGCAGCTCGGGGGTGACCTTGTAGCCGAGCTCCGGCCCGGCGAAGACCTCGACCGGGTTGCCCCCGGCGAGCTTGATGGCCTCGGGGTAGGTGGTCCAGTACGGGGCGGGCAGCAGGACGTCGTCGCCCTCGTCCACGACCGTCGCGAAGGCCTGGAACACGGCCTGCTTGCCGCCGTTGGTGATGAGCACCTGGGCGGGCTCCACCGCGTAGCCGTCGTCCCGGGCGGTCTGCTCGGCCACCGCCCTGCGCAGCTCGGGCAGGCCCGCGGCCGGCGTGTACCGGAAGTTCGCCGGGTCCTGCAGGGCGGCCGCGGCGGCGTCCACGATGTACTGGGGGGTCGGGAAGTCGGGCTCCCCGGCGCCGAAGCCGATCACGGGCCGGCCGGCGGCCTTGAGGGCCTTCGCCTTCGCGTCCACGGCGAGCGTCGCGGACTCTGCGATGGCGCCGACGCGCCGGGAGATGCGGGACGTGGTCATGACCGGGGGCCTCCTGGAGGGGAACGGGCGGTCTCCGCCGGGTGCGGGGACGGCGGTGCGGACGCCCCCATGCTACTCGGGCGTCCGCACCGCGGGCCCGGCGCCCCGGCGGCCGCGCCCGCCCGGATTGCACCCCGCCGCCCGGGTCGCCTAGGATGGACGACTGGTGTCATCGGCGCCTGCTCGGCCGCGCCGTCACGGCGGGACCGGATGGTAGAGTCGGTGACCGGGTCCGAGCGATCGAGACCGGCGTCCCCACGCCGGCCGAGGCCGCGAGGCACGTAGGGCAGTGGCGCAATTGGTAGCGCAGCGGTCTCCAAAACCGCAGGTTGCAGGTTCGAGTCCTGTCTGCCCTGCTCCAGTCCGGGGTGGTCCCCGGCACCCCCACGGGGTGCCGGGAGCCGCCGCGGCGACGGCGGGCCGGCAGCACTGCGCGGCACGCACGAGTCCACACAGGGAGAGCCGATGTCGCAGACCACCGCCGGCCGCGCGTCGGGCCAGCCCCCGGAGCAGGGCGCGGAGAGCCCCCGCGGCGTCTTCGGGCGCCTGTTCCTGTTCCTGCGCCAGGTCGTCGGCGAGCTCCGGAAGGTGGTCACCCCCACCCGGCGCGAACTGGTCAACTACGTCCTGGTCGTCCTCGTGTTCGTCGCGTTCATGATGGTGCTCATCTCGGTCCTGGACCTGGCGTTCGGCCAGGCCGCCCTGTGGATCTTCGGGCAGGGGGACGCCGCCGGCTGATCCGGGCGGCGCACGGACCGGCGCGGCCGGCCACCGTGACCCAGCAGAGCACGACATCCACGAAAGAACTTTGAGGGAGATCCAGTGACCGAGCACGAGCTCGAAAACGGCACCGAGGCACCGGCCGAGGTCGACCAGCAGGCTCCGGAGCTGCCGGAGGCCGAGACCTCCGTGCAGGAGGACGACTTCGCGGCCGCCCACGACCCGGAGCACGCCCCGGTCGCCGACGAGGCTCCCGCCGCGCCCGCCGACGAGGAGGCCCCGCTCGAGGCGGAGGCCCCGGCCGACGAGGAGGCCCCCGCGGCCGAGGACGAGGCGCCCGCCGTGGACCCCGTCGAGGAGTTCAAGTCGAAGCTGCGCCGCCAGGAGGGTGACTGGTACGTCATCCACACCTACGCCGGCTACGAGAACCGCGTGAAGACGAACCTCGAGACCCGCATCCAGTCCCTCAACATGGAGGACGACATCTTCCAGATCGAGGTGCCGATGGAGGAGGTCGTCGAGATCAAGAACGCCCAGCGCAAGATCGTGCGCCGGGTACGGATCCCGGGCTACGTGCTGGTGCGCATGAACCTCACCGACGCCTCCTGGGGCGCGGTCCGCCACACCCCGGGCGTCACCGGCTTCGTCGGCCAGGACGCCTACAACCCGGTGCCGCTGCGCCTCGACGAGGTCTTCGAGATGCTCAACCCGGTCTTCGAGGCGCCGCAGGGCGCGGGGGCCGAGTCCTCCGCCCAGCCCAGCGCGCAGCCGCAGATCGACGTCGACTTCGAGGTCGGCGAGTCCGTCATCGTCAAGGAGGGCCCCTTCGAGACCCTCCCCGCCACGATCTCCGAGATCAAGGTGGAGTCCCAGCAGCTGGTCGTCCTCGTGTCGATCTTCGAGCGCGAGACCCCCGTCACCCTCGGCTTCAACCAGGTCTCCAAGATCTGAGCCCCGCGGGCCGCTCCGGCCCGCCCCAGTTCCCGGCCCCGCGGTGCATGCTTCGCCGCCGGGCCGCCCGGCCGCCGCGCCACGGCGGCCACCCGCCGTCGTACGCTCCTGTGCGCCGGTACGTCCAGCAGAAGAAGGACCAGCACATGGCTCCCAAGAAGAAGAAGGTCTCCGGCCTGATCAAGCTGCAGATCCAGGCAGGCGCCGCCAACCCGGCTCCTCCCGTGGGTCCGGCCCTCGGTCAGCACGGCGTCAACATCATGGAATTCTGCAAGGCCTACAACGCGGCCACGGAGTCCCAGCGCGGCAACATCGTGCCCGTGGAGATCACGGTCTACGAGGACCGCTCGTTCACCTTCGTCACGAAGACCCCGCCCGCCGCGCAGCTGATCAAGAAGGCCGCCGGCGTCGCCAAGGGCTCGGGTGTCCCGCACACCCAGAAGGTCGGCAAGCTCAGCATGGACCAGGTCCGCGAGATCGCCGAGACCAAGAAGGAAGACCTCAACGCCAACGACATCGACGCCGCCGCGAAGATCATCGCCGGCACCGCCCGCTCCATGGGCATCGAGGTCGAGTGACCAGCCTCGGCTGATCACCACCCACCGTTATTGACGTGGCAGGGCCGAGCGCGGCCCGCAGACCACAACTGCACAAGGAGAAGAAGCAGATGGCAAAGCGCAGCAAGGCATACCAGGCGGCCGCCGCCAAGATCGACGCGGGCACGCTGTACGCCCCGGCCGAGGCCGTGGCCCTGGCCAAGGAGCTCGACACCGCGAAGACCGACTCCACCGTGGAGGTCGTCCTCCGCCTCGGTGTCGACCCCCGCAAGGCCGACCAGATGGTCCGCGGCACCGTGAACCTGCCCAACGGCACCGGCAAGACCGCCCGCGTCGTCGTCTTCGCGACCGGCGACAAGGCCGCCGCCGCGGAGGAGGCCGGAGCGGACTACGTCGGCTCCGACGACCTGATCGCCCGCATCCAGGGCGGCTGGACCGACTTCGACGCCGCCGTGGCCACCCCGGACATGATGGGCAAGGTCGGCCGGCTGGGCAAGGTCCTCGGCCCCCGCAACCTGATGCCGAACCCCAAGACCGGCACCGTCACCATGGACGTGACCAAGGCCGTCAACGACATCAAGGGCGGCAAGATCGACTTCCGCGTCGACAAGCACTCGAACCTGCACTTCATCGTGGGCAAGACGTCCTTCGAGCTCGAGAAGCTGGCGGAGAACTACGGCGCCGCCCTCGAGGAGATCCTGCGCCTGAAGCCCTCCGCGTCGAAGGGCCGCTACATCACGAAGGCGACCGTCTCGACCACGTTCGGGCCGGGCATCCCGGTCGACCCGAACGCCACCGAGGTCGTCGTCGGCGCCTGACGCCGTGCACCGGAGCCCGCGGGGCTCCGACGGGTGGGGGCCCGGCCGATGCGGCCGGGCCCCTTCCCGTCCGACGGGACCATTCCTCCCACGACCCAGCAGCCGGCGGGCGTCCGCCGGCGCCCACGGAACGGAGACCCCCCACGTGAGCGAGCACCCCCCGGTGCGCATCGAGCAGATGCGCATCCCCGACGAGTTCGACGACGCCGCGCAGGAGCTGCTGGGGCGCGTCGCGGAGCTCGTGCGCCGGTCCCGGCAGCACGTGTGGGGGATCTCGGACCTCACCGGTGACGCCCAGGAGCTCTACCGGGACCTGCTGGACCCCTTCGAGCGCGTGGTCGTCCTGCTGGCGTGGGCCGGGGACCGGCTGGCGGGACGGGCCGAGGTGCGGATGCCCCTGGTCACGCTCACCGACTCCGCCCACATCACCGTCGACGTGGACCCCGACGTCACCTCCCAGGGCACCGGCAGCGAGCTGCTGGCCGCCGCCGAGCAGCTCGCCGTGGGCGAGTCCCGCCGGCACCTGCGGATCCAGACCGAGCACCCCGGGCCCGAGGAGATCCAGGGCGACGGCAGCGTCACCGGGGTCTTCCCGCTGGTCACGCCCGGGATGGTCGAGTGGGTGGACGCCGCCGACGGCTCGGGCCGGCTGCCCGTGTCCAACCGGCAGACCCGCTTCGCCCTCAGCGCCGGCTACCGGCTCGAGTCGGTCAGCGACTTCGGGGTGCTGGACGTCCCCCTGCCGCCCGAGCGCGTCGCGGCCCTGCTGGACGAGGTCGCGGCCTCGCCGGCGCAGGAGCCGTACCGGATCCACGTCTGGAGCGGCCCGGCCCCCGAGGACCGGCTCGACGAGCTCGCCGCCCTGCACTCGCGCATGGCGACCGACTCGTTCCTGGCCCCCGTGGCCGCCGCCGAGCCAGAGCCCTGGGACGCCGAGCGCGTGCGGCGCACCGAGCAGCTGCGCGCCGAGGCGGGCAACCTCTCGCTCGTGGCCGTCGCCGAGCACGAGCCCACCGGACGCCTCGTCGGGATGACCGAGATCGTCCTGGCGGGGGAGGAGCCGCCGATCGGGATGCAGGACGAGACCGTGGTCCTGCGCGAGCACCGCCGCCGGTGGCTCGCCACCCGGCTGAAGCTGGCCAACCTGCAGCAGCTCGAGCGGCTGGCCCCGAGCGTGCGCACCGTCTACTCCTGGAGCCACAGCGGCGACGACCGGATGAGCCGGGTCAACGCCCGGCTGGGCTTCCGCGTGGCCGGGCGCAGCGGCGTGTGGGCCCGCGACTTCCCCTCCGCCTGAGCCGGGTCCGGGGCCGCCCCGGAGCCGATTTGGCCGCGGCGGGGGCCTCCGGTAGCCTGGGAGACACCAAAGACCGCCGGTCGTGGTCCCCCTGCCCCGTGCGCCCCGTTTCGGAGTGCGCGAAGCGGGAGGACAGCCGTAAGAGTTCCGCCAGGAACCGCCAGCGCAGGTGAACCAGCACAGCGAGCACGTCCCGTCCTGCACGGGGTGCGACGCCGAGCCCCGGGCATCTGCGCGGGGCTTTTTCTGTGCCCGGGCCCTTGCGGCAGCGACCGGCATCGAAGACCGGAAGGAGTACCATGGCGAACCCGGAAAAGGCAGCCGCGGTCGCCGAGTTGAAGGAACTGTTCTCCAACTCGGACGCCGCTGTCCTGACTGAGTACCGCGGCCTCACCGTGGCCCAGCTCAAGGAGCTGCGCCGCTCGCTCGGTGAGAACGCCGAATACGCCGTGGTGAAGAACACGCTGACCGCGATCGCGGCCAAGGAGCTGGGGATCGACGCGTTCGACGGCCAGCTCGCCGGCCCGAGCGCGATCGCCTTCATCTCGGGGGACCCCGTCGAGGCCGCCAAGAGCCTGCGTGACTTCGCCAAGGCGAACCCGCAGCTCGTCGTCAAGGGCGGTTACCTCGAGGGCAAGGCCCTGAGCGACGCGGAGATCAAGCAGCTCGCGGACCTCGAGTCCCGCGAGGTGCTGCTGGCCAAGGTGGCCGGTGCCGCGCAGGCGTCCCTGTCCCAGGCCGCGGCGCTGTTCCAGGCACCGCTGTCGAAGACCGTCCGCACGGCCGAGGCGCTGCGCGCCAAGGTCGAGGAGCAGGACGCCTGACCAGCATCCCCGCCGCGAGGCACATTCTCACCACGGAACCAGACCGTCCCGCGCCGACGAACCCGGCCGGGGCACACCATCGAAAAGGAGCCACAACCATGGCCAAGCTCACCACCGCTGAACTGATCGACGCGTTCAAGGAGCTCTCCCTCATCGAGCTCTCCGAGTTCGTGAAGGCCTTCGAGGAGACCTTCGACGTCACCGCCGCCGCCCCCGTGGCCGTCGCCGGTGCCGCCGCTCCGGCCGCCGCCGCCGAGGAGGCCGAGGAGCAGACCGAGTTCGACGTCGTCCTCGAGGCCGCCGGCGAGAAGAAGATCCAGGTCATCAAGGAGGTCCGCGCGCTGACCTCCCTCGGCCTCAAGG is from Kocuria rosea and encodes:
- the secE gene encoding preprotein translocase subunit SecE; the protein is MSQTTAGRASGQPPEQGAESPRGVFGRLFLFLRQVVGELRKVVTPTRRELVNYVLVVLVFVAFMMVLISVLDLAFGQAALWIFGQGDAAG
- the rplA gene encoding 50S ribosomal protein L1 gives rise to the protein MAKRSKAYQAAAAKIDAGTLYAPAEAVALAKELDTAKTDSTVEVVLRLGVDPRKADQMVRGTVNLPNGTGKTARVVVFATGDKAAAAEEAGADYVGSDDLIARIQGGWTDFDAAVATPDMMGKVGRLGKVLGPRNLMPNPKTGTVTMDVTKAVNDIKGGKIDFRVDKHSNLHFIVGKTSFELEKLAENYGAALEEILRLKPSASKGRYITKATVSTTFGPGIPVDPNATEVVVGA
- the rplK gene encoding 50S ribosomal protein L11, coding for MAPKKKKVSGLIKLQIQAGAANPAPPVGPALGQHGVNIMEFCKAYNAATESQRGNIVPVEITVYEDRSFTFVTKTPPAAQLIKKAAGVAKGSGVPHTQKVGKLSMDQVREIAETKKEDLNANDIDAAAKIIAGTARSMGIEVE
- the nusG gene encoding transcription termination/antitermination protein NusG, which encodes MTEHELENGTEAPAEVDQQAPELPEAETSVQEDDFAAAHDPEHAPVADEAPAAPADEEAPLEAEAPADEEAPAAEDEAPAVDPVEEFKSKLRRQEGDWYVIHTYAGYENRVKTNLETRIQSLNMEDDIFQIEVPMEEVVEIKNAQRKIVRRVRIPGYVLVRMNLTDASWGAVRHTPGVTGFVGQDAYNPVPLRLDEVFEMLNPVFEAPQGAGAESSAQPSAQPQIDVDFEVGESVIVKEGPFETLPATISEIKVESQQLVVLVSIFERETPVTLGFNQVSKI
- a CDS encoding GNAT family N-acetyltransferase → MSEHPPVRIEQMRIPDEFDDAAQELLGRVAELVRRSRQHVWGISDLTGDAQELYRDLLDPFERVVVLLAWAGDRLAGRAEVRMPLVTLTDSAHITVDVDPDVTSQGTGSELLAAAEQLAVGESRRHLRIQTEHPGPEEIQGDGSVTGVFPLVTPGMVEWVDAADGSGRLPVSNRQTRFALSAGYRLESVSDFGVLDVPLPPERVAALLDEVAASPAQEPYRIHVWSGPAPEDRLDELAALHSRMATDSFLAPVAAAEPEPWDAERVRRTEQLRAEAGNLSLVAVAEHEPTGRLVGMTEIVLAGEEPPIGMQDETVVLREHRRRWLATRLKLANLQQLERLAPSVRTVYSWSHSGDDRMSRVNARLGFRVAGRSGVWARDFPSA
- the rplL gene encoding 50S ribosomal protein L7/L12, producing the protein MAKLTTAELIDAFKELSLIELSEFVKAFEETFDVTAAAPVAVAGAAAPAAAAEEAEEQTEFDVVLEAAGEKKIQVIKEVRALTSLGLKEAKDLVDSAPKAVLEGATKEAADKAKEALEGAGATVTLK
- a CDS encoding YgfZ/GcvT domain-containing protein; the protein is MTEHRSPLLHRPGAVEAEGLDRGVAAHYGDPLREQRSLVRTPGTVVDLSHKGVVTVTGPDRLSWLTTLSSQVLTGLEPGRSTETLFLSVQGRIEHAPHVVDDGTSTWLITEADETAALVAWLERMRFALRVEIEDRTGQWAVLGATGPVPGLPATVVWRDPWPHVAPGGWSYAVLDGPHPGEERTWWEHLVPRDELDALTLDLPLAGAWAAEALRIAAWRPRLGAETDERTIPHELDLLRTAVHLAKGCYKGQETVARVHNLGHPPRRLVLLDLDGSEHTLPAAGAEVVAGERTVGRVTSVQLHHEQGPIALAVLKRTVDPAAELVVTDGEQRWAAAQQVVVPPDAGQVVGRQTGFLRGPRP
- the rplJ gene encoding 50S ribosomal protein L10, whose product is MANPEKAAAVAELKELFSNSDAAVLTEYRGLTVAQLKELRRSLGENAEYAVVKNTLTAIAAKELGIDAFDGQLAGPSAIAFISGDPVEAAKSLRDFAKANPQLVVKGGYLEGKALSDAEIKQLADLESREVLLAKVAGAAQASLSQAAALFQAPLSKTVRTAEALRAKVEEQDA
- the ppk2 gene encoding polyphosphate kinase 2, coding for MNTDKEPARENLREFIDKLVDQGYTVRDGQSPDPDLIDPGGSAVETWREDYPYDERLSREEYELEKYQLQIELLKFQYWGQDHDLQHVIVFEGRDAAGKGGTIKRFTEHLNPRAARVVALTKPSDRERGQWYFQRYIQHLPTAGEIVMFDRSWYNRANVERVMGFCTDPQYEQFMAQAPVFEKMLVDSGIHLTKFWFSVTQHEQRTRFAIRQIDPVRRWKLSPMDLASLDRWEDYTEAKEEMFLRTDTDHAPWITVKSNDKKRARLNAMRFFLDQFDYEDKDPDVVYPPDPLIVRRGLEAVGD
- a CDS encoding 6-phosphofructokinase, which codes for MKIGLLTSGGDCPGLNAVIRGAVLHGIKTYGHEFVGFRDGWRGVLEGDIMDLPRTRVRGLAREGGTILGTSRTNPYSGPGGGPENIGVMLERHAVDAIVAIGGEGTLAGAKRLADAGLPVVGVPKTIDNDLQATDYTFGFDTAVSIATDAMDRLRTTGESHHRCMVAEVMGRHVGWIALHSGMSAGAHAVLIPEQKVSMDQVCAWVQEVYDRGRSPLVVVAEGFIPEDREDVLAGKGTEADGRPRLGGIGEYVTQEIERLTGIETRNTTLGHIQRGGAPTGFDRVLATRFGMSVVDLVHEKQWGRMVAIRGTDMVRVDFAEALEGLKTVPQDRWDEARVLFGR
- a CDS encoding pyridoxal phosphate-dependent aminotransferase, giving the protein MTTSRISRRVGAIAESATLAVDAKAKALKAAGRPVIGFGAGEPDFPTPQYIVDAAAAALQDPANFRYTPAAGLPELRRAVAEQTARDDGYAVEPAQVLITNGGKQAVFQAFATVVDEGDDVLLPAPYWTTYPEAIKLAGGNPVEVFAGPELGYKVTPELLEAAWTERTKALLFCSPSNPTGAVYSPEETAAVGRWAAEKGIFVLTDEIYQHLTYDGVPFTSIAAAVPELGENVVVLNGVAKTYAMTGWRVGWMIGAPDVIKAATNLQSHLTSNVNNVAQRAALAAVSGPLDEAHRMREAFDRRRRVMVEALNAIDGVECPTPTGAFYAYADVRGLLGRRFGDATPQTSAELAELILEQAEVAVVPGEAFGPSGFLRLSYALGDDDLAEGLRRLQEYLGGAA